Below is a window of Fimbriimonadaceae bacterium DNA.
GTAAATGGGCTCCAACCGTCGCGAGCGCGGCCCTGCTGTTTCTCGCCTTCCCTCCCGTCCACCTCAAGGTCTTCGTGTTCATCGCTGTCGTCCCCTGGCTCTACAGCCTCACCAAAGAGGACGCCCGATACGCAGGCCGCTCGGGATTTCTTTTCGGCTTCCTCGTTGGGCTCAGCCAGCTTTACTTCATCCCAAAACTGGCAGTCGATTGGACCGGCAGCGTCGCGCTCAGCATCATTCCATACATCCTTGCGTGCATCGTTTACGGCCTCTATCACGCCGTCCTCGGTAGAGTTCTTTGGTCGGCAATCCAAAGCAAGCAGCTTTGGCTGCTGCCCCTAATCTGGACGGGTTGGGAAGTCGCCCGTTCCTACATCCCCGGTCTGGCCTTCCCTTGGAGCATGCTCGCAACCCCCCTGTACGACTCCCCCAACCTCGTCCAGCTCGCCTATTTCGGCACCGTTTACGCCGTCAGCGCATGGGTCATGATCGCCAATGTCCTTGTGACCAAGATCTTCCTCGGAACGCATTTCACCCGCCTAAGAAGCTGGTACGCAGTCTTCATTTTGCTATTCGCCGCAAGCATCATCCGCGCAAACATGCCCCAAGAAGGCACGGTAACCACGTTCACCGCCGGGCAACCGGGCGTCAACATGGCGTTCACCTCCCAAGACGGCCAAGACTCTGCCTTCGCCTCCATCGTTCCTGTCTTGGCTGAGGAGGCCAAAGCTCAAGGATCAAAGCTGCTCATCCTCCCCGAAGGGCTAGTGCTCGGCGGCGACGGGATCCCGCCCGAAACATCTTTCGAAGTCCCCCGCGACATGCCCCTCATTTTTGGCGGCAAGCGCGGCACCAACCCCGCACACCAGGCTGCGTTCGCTTATGACGGAACGTGGAGCTATGCCGACAAGACGCGTCTTGTCCCCTTTGGCGAGTACGTTCCAGGAAGGGCGATCTTCCCCGGAATCGCTACCGTTTTCAAACTTCCCGACGGCGACATTGTCCCCGGCAA
It encodes the following:
- the lnt gene encoding apolipoprotein N-acyltransferase, with the protein product MKETLKARIGKWAPTVASAALLFLAFPPVHLKVFVFIAVVPWLYSLTKEDARYAGRSGFLFGFLVGLSQLYFIPKLAVDWTGSVALSIIPYILACIVYGLYHAVLGRVLWSAIQSKQLWLLPLIWTGWEVARSYIPGLAFPWSMLATPLYDSPNLVQLAYFGTVYAVSAWVMIANVLVTKIFLGTHFTRLRSWYAVFILLFAASIIRANMPQEGTVTTFTAGQPGVNMAFTSQDGQDSAFASIVPVLAEEAKAQGSKLLILPEGLVLGGDGIPPETSFEVPRDMPLIFGGKRGTNPAHQAAFAYDGTWSYADKTRLVPFGEYVPGRAIFPGIATVFKLPDGDIVPGKKVKAVTVNGLKVGALLCFEGQFHDVAQAQADDGAQVLAVMCIDDWYFGTSAPEQLMSASIFRAIETGLPVVRACGLGYSIGVDQRGEIIADAPLGKLAALKIDVKVPEKTTRFPLVRLFPWLAFICFAGWLLGGRWLSRMLLGKSVSESEPKSDF